TTCCTTTTTATTTAAAGCATTATAAGATAAATAAGCTAATCCTATTGAGATTATATAAAGTAAAATCTTAAAATAAGATACAGAAATATATTTATTTAATTCTCCACTAGGTAATTTTACATATAAAACTATATAAAATATTATTAATAAAGCTATATTTCCAAAAATAGAATATTTTAAGAAGTTTTTATTTTTTATAAAAGCTGAATAAATTAAAAATCCTGCCATTGCTAAAAATAATATTCCTGAAAATATTAAAATAAATTGAGAATTTTTAGCTTCTTTGATATAATCAGCTATTCCAGATAAGCCTTTAAAAAATCCTATTGAGTAATTACCAAAAAATGGAAGTTTTATAGTTACTACTGCTAATAGTAAAGTATTTAATATAGATAATATTCCTCCACCTATGGCAAAAAGATTTTCTTTTCCTTCTGGTACATTATTTACAAAATCATTGACTTTATTTGTCATTTCCTTTGCAGTTTCTTTTACACTTTCTTTATCTTTTAAGTTAGTCATAGTAGACTTGAAATCAAAACTTTCTTTTACTGGCACATAAGTTGTAAACTCACCATCTTTTAAGTCCTTAGAAACATCTACTATTTTTTTAGGTTCAGGTGCTTCTATATTAGCTTTTTTAAGTTCAGCTAATTTTGTTTTTATAACTCCTGCTGCTACATCTTGTATACTTTCTTCTGTTTCAGCTGTTGTTGTAATTCCTTCAAAGTCTGGAAATGAAACTAAAAATTTTCCACTTTCTAATTGTTTTACCACTGCTATATAATTTATTGTTGCCATACGACCCCTCCATTTCATAAAACTTATTTTTTATTATATACTATTATACCAATTCTTTTTAATTTTTGAAATATATTTATCCTTTTTTTCTAAGAGAAAAATCTTTTCTTGCTTTTTCCATCCATTTATCCTGATAAATCATAGCTCTTCCAACTGCTACAAAATCCAATAAATTATTTTCAATAAGCCAGCTAGCTTGACTTTCTTTTTTTATTTTACTTACTCCTATAACTGGAATTTTCACATGCTTTTTTATTTCAGTTCCCATATATATTATCCAATCTAATGGAAAACTTTTAGGAAAATTTTCTATTTTTACCTGCCTTTTATATTCAGGGTTAGGAACTCCACTTGAAACATGTAAGATATCTAAGCCATAACTTTCTAAAATCTTTGCATTTTCTATTCCATCTTCAAGTTCAGGCTCATTTCCTCCCATTCTATAACCAAGAATAAAATTATCATCAAATAGATATTTTGTATTTTCTATTAATTTTTTTGAAAAATAAAGTCTTTCTCCATATTTATCTTTTCTTTTATTCCAAAGTTTTGAATTTAATTGAGAAATTAAATAAGTGTGTGCACCATGAATTTCTACTCCATCAAAACCAGATTTTTTTGCTCTAACAAAGGCTTCTTCAAAAAGTTTTAAAATTCTATCCAATTCCTCTTCTGGAACCTCTGAAATTTTTTCTTTAAAACCTGCATGGTGAATTTGTATCATACAAGGTACATTATATTTATGAATTTCATTTGCTACCTTAGTAAGTCCTTTTATAAAGCTATCATTCCAAATACCAATTTGATTTTCTCTTAATTTTCCACTTTCTTCAACTGCTGTTGCTTCAACGATTATAAGACCTACTCCACTTTTAGCTATCATTCCATACCATTTAATTAAATCTTCTGTAACATAACCATCATCTCCAATAAGAGAAAATCTCACCATAGGTGGCAGAACTATTCTATTTTTTATATGAATATTTTTTATTTTAAAATCTGTAAAAATATTAATTTTTTCCATTTTTACTCTTTCTTTTCATATTCTATTTTTAATTTTTTACCACAAAATGACATACCAATTTTATAAATATTTTTTATACCTTCTTCTTTTAGATAAATATCATATTCTTTTTCATTAATTTGTTTTAAGGCTTCTTTTGCTTTTTCTTCTAACTCATCTTCTGCCTTTGCAACTTTAAATTCAAATACAAAACCTACTTTATTTTTTTCAAATGGAATTAATAGAATATCTGTTCTTCCATATCCTGTTTCTAGATTTGACTTTACTTTATAATTATTTTTTAAACTTATTAACATTCCTAAAAATAAAATATGATATAATTTTTCCTCTTGTCCAAAATCAAAATAACTAGTTGATGTTTTTAAAATCTGTATCAATTCATATTCAAATTTTTCAATCTTTCCTTCTAATAATGCTAAAATACTTTTATTAAAAGTTATAGTATCTTTTAAAAATCTTTTTACAAAATCCTTTTCAAAAAATGTTCTTATCTCATAATTCGGTATATCTATTATATATTCAAACTGTGATATTTTTCTTTTTATTCTTAAATATCCCCCATAAACCATTAATTGCCATATTCCTTCTGAATATTTTTTAAAATCATTAAAGTTAAATGAGTTATCAAGCACTTTTTCAAGCTCTTTTCCTTCAACTAATTTTTCAAAATCTTTAAAAGTATCTAAATCTGATTTTTCTAACATATCATAAATCAAAGCATTATCAGATGTTCCTAACCAGTAACTTTCTAATTTTTTATTTTCCAAATAATTTAATATTGACCAAGGATTATATACATCACTATTCCCAAATCTATATCCATCATACCATTTTTTTACATCTTTTATTTTGTATTCCATCTCATAATATTTCAAAGCAGCTTCAACTTCTATTTCCTCTAAGCCAAAAAAAGATGAAAATTCATCTTGAAAAATATCATAAACTCTTAAATTATTTAGACCTGAAAAAATTCCTTCCCTAGCTACTCTTAAAATTCCTGTTAATATCCCAATATGCAAATATTCATTATCTTTTAAGGCTGAGCTGTAAAAACCTCTAAAAAACTCTTTTGCTTCTGTATCAAAATAAGTTTCTATATTTGCATTAACTATTGCTGTATCATACTCATCTATTAATAAAACAATTTTTTTAGTATAATATTTGTAAAGATATTTACATAAGTTTTTCAAAGAATTTTTATAATCAGCATTCTCTTCATCTAACCAAATTTTATCAAATTCTTTTAATTCACTTTTATTTAATATACTTCTTACATATTCAAAATCTGAGTATATTCCTCTTATCAAAAGTTTTATTTCCTTAAAACAGTTTTCCCAAGTACTTTCTTTTATATCTTTCATTGAAATAAATATAACTGGATATTGACCCTGTTCAGAAAAATATTCTGAATTTGATATATATAGATTTTTAAATAATTTTTTATTTTCTTCTACTTTCTCTAAACTAAAAAAATATTTTAATGTTGACATGTTTAAAGTTTTACCAAATCTACGAGGTCTTGTAAATAATAAAGTTTTTCCTCTATTTTTACAAATATCTTCAATGTATTTTGTTTTATCAAAATAATAATAATTGTATTCAATTAAATCTTTAAAATTTGATATTCCTGTTCCTAAAAGTTTTTTTTCTTTCACCTCTACCTCCTTTCAAACAAATTTTTTTATTTTAACTTTTTATATAAGATAGTAAAACACTACCCCTGCAACTCCTGATAAAATAATTAAAGTTATACTTCCTATTTTAAATACTAAACCTCCTACTAATACTGAGGCAAATATTATATATGATTTATAATCTATAAAATTTTCTTTAACAAAAAGTGCTATTCCTGCTGCTAAAATAAGTCCTACAACAGTTACCCTCAATGCTTTAAAAACTCTTTGAACTACTGGTAATTTACTAAATTTTTTTAAGAATACAACTATAATAATCATTATTATTATAGAAGGTAAAATCACACTTGAAGTAGCAATAGTAGATCCAAGAACTCCACCTATTCTATACCCAACATGAGTTGCTAAATTTATAGAAATTGGACCAGGTGTAATTTGGGAAATAGCAACAATATCCACAAAGTCTTTAAAACTTATCCATTTATTTACATCTACAACTTCATGTTGCATAAGAGGAAGTATTGCATAGCCTCCTCCAAAACTAAAAAGTCCCACTTTAAAAAATACATAAAATAATTTTAAATATATCATTTTTTACCATCTTCTCTTTTTTCCTTTAATATATAGAAAATATTTCCAAGTATCATAGTAGCTATTATAATAACAATTGGAGAAACTCCAAAACGCTTAATCAAGACAGCTACAATAAGTGGTATTACAAAGTTGTATCTATTTATATTAGCAGACTTACCTATTCTATAAACAGAAATTAATATAAGAGCTGTTACAGCAGGTTTTACTCCATTAAATATTGCTACAACTATTGGATGATTTCCGTAAGCAAGCAAAACTTGACTTAAAAATAATACTATGAAAAAAGATGGTAAAACTGCACCTAACATACCTACTATCATTCCTAAAAAACCTGCTATTCTATATCCTGTTATAAGTGATATATTTACAGCAAGTACTCCAGGAGTTGATTGAGCAATAGCCATACCATCTACAAATTCTTCTTGACCTAACCATTTCTTTTTATTGACAATTTCATCTTCTATTAGAGAAAGCATTGCATAACCTCCTCCAATAGTAAATGCTCCTATTTTAAAAAATAATATAAAAATTTCTACAATTTTATTTTTTTTCATTTTCTACCTTCTTTAAATCTAAAATGATTTCTTTTAAAATATCATAAGCTAATTCTATTTTATTCTTTTGATTTATTTTTACTGAAGTTTTGTTTTTTCTTATGATTTCAACTGTATTAGTATTATTTCCCATTGTAGAGGCATTATTTGCCACTATAAAATCTAAATTTTTCTTTTCCAATTTTTTTAAAGCATTTTCTTTTATATCATTAGTTTCTGCTGCAAAACCTATTAATAACTGATTATCTTTCTTTTTACCCATTTCAAATAAAATATCAGGATTTCTAACTAATTCTAAAATCAAATCTGAATCTGATTTTTTTATCTTTTCTTTTTTATATTCTTTTGGTCTATAATCAGCAACTGCTGCACAAGCTATAAAAATATCAGCATCTCCAAAATATTCATCCACTTTTTCATACATTTCAAGAGCAGATTCCACAGAAACAAAACTTTTAAGTCCTTTTGGTATTTCTAAATTTGTAGGTCCACTGATTAAAGTTACCTCTGCTCCTAAATCAATAGCTGCCTGAGCAAGTGAGTACCCCATTTTACCACTTGAATTATTTGATAAATATCTGATAGGATCTATGTTCTCTTTCGTTCTACCACTTGTTATAAGAACTTTTTTATCTTTTAATGCTGTATTAAAGTTTTCTATCTTTGAATAAATATCATATCTTTCTATCTCTGCAACTATATCCTCTGGTTCTGTCATTCTACCTTTTGCAACATAATTACAAGCAAGTAAACCCTCTTCTACTTCAATAAATCTATAACCATAGGATTTTAATTTATCAATATTTTCTTTAAGAATTGGGTTTTCATACATATTTACATTCATTGCCAATGCAAAAAATACTGGCTTTCTTATAGAAACTGCTGAAATAATAGTTGTAAGCATATCATCTGCTATCCCATTTGCTACCTTACCAATAATGTTATATGTTGCAGGAGCAATCAAAACCATATCTGCCCAATCTGCTAATGAAATATGTTCCACTTCATAATGTGGATTAGTATCCCACATATCAACATAAATTCTGTTTCTTGAAAGAGTTTCAAGAGTTAAAGGTCCTATTATATTTGTAGCATTCTTAGTCATTACAACTTTTACATCGTAACCTTTCTTTTTAAGAAGTGATACAATACTTGCTGACTTAAATGCTGCTATACCTCCTGTAACTCCTAATAAAATATTTTTCATATCTTTCCCTTACCTTTTAAATTCTATATTCTTTATAATACTCATCTCTTTTTTTGATAAATTCTTCAATTTGAGGAGTTTTAAACCCATAAGACTTTAAAGACATAAAATCAAAATTCATTATATCATCCATAAATTCTAAATATAAATCTGAAAATATAGTTACTAATTTTTTTGATTTAGAATAAATTTTTGAAATTTTTTCTCCTCTATTTATAAATGTTGCTATTTCCCAATCAAACTTCCCACTCTTAAAATCTAAAAATCTTTGTTTTGCTTCGTCAAAATTCTTAGTTTCTTTTGGAATATCATTAAAATCTTCCTCTTTAAGATAATCAAGCAACAATATATTTTTTTCATTAAAAATATTAAGTATTTCTTGAAATTTCTTTCCAGAATAAAAATACTTTAATTCTACTTTATATTTATATTGGATTTTTTCAGGATTTATTCTATATGAAATTAAAAGCTCTTTATATTTTTTGGAACTTTCCACATTTTGCTTCAAATTTCTTTCAAAAATTTCTAATTGTTTTCCACTTATTCTATTATCTCTTTCTTGTGTAACAACCTCTAAATCATATTTTAATTGTGAAATTTCTTCTTCTTGTTTCTTTAATTTATTTTGTAAGTTCTCAATTTGTTTTAAATATTTTTCTTCTTTTTCTTTAAAAAGGAAATCGCCTAAGCCCATTGTTCTCCCTCCCTGAAATTTATAACTTTTTAATTGATTATAACATAAAATCTAAAATAAAACTAATCACTTTTTATAAAAAACTCTTTCTCTGTATTTATAAATTGGATATGCCCACTGTAATAAAAATACAGCAGAAAAAACTATTAATTTCAAAATTACATTATTTATATAATATGCTGCACAAGTTGCTATTATAGATGAAATACAAATTTTTATACTTGTTAAAATAATATTTTTTAAATCTAATTTTACATAATTTTTTATATATACAAATAATAGTAAAAAGAAATTTACTCCTGATGAAATTGATGTAGCTAATGCCAACCCTTTATGTTGAAAATTTTTTATTAATAAATAATTTAAAACTATATTCATAATAATAGCTATTATTGAAAATTTTGCAGGTCTTTTATTATCTCCCACAGCATAATAGCCTTTACTTATCAGCTGAACTCCAACATAAAAAAGTAAACCTAATGAATAATAAAATAGACATTCTGAGGTTATTTTTACGGCCTCTTCATTAAATTTTCCATAAGAAAATATAAGCCTTATAACATCTTTTGAAAAAAATGTCAATACAAATAAACTTGGTATTGTTAAAAAATTTAAAAAATTAAGTGCTGACACTATTCTTCTATTTGTATCTTCTTTATCTCCATTGGCTGCTGCTCTTGATATACTTGGAAAAAGTACATTAGATATAGTTACTCCAAATACTCCTACTGGAAGTAAATAAATTCTACTTGCATTTTCAAGTGCTGTTATTGAACCTGCAACTAAAAATGAAGCAAAAAATTGGTCAACTATTGTATTAACCTGTCTTGCAAATACTCCAACAAGCATAGGAATTAATTTTATTCCTAAAAATTTTAAATAAATATCTTTAAAATCAATTTTTAAGGAATAGGTTTTTAATAGTTTTAAAAAAGGAAAAAATACAACCAAAAATTGTAATATTCCACCTATCAAAACTCCATAAGCTAAGGCATCTATATCAAAATATTTTGTAAGCCATATAGCAGAAGATATTATTGATAAATTAAAAAATATTGAAGTTGAAGCAGGTATAGCAAAGTATCCAAAATTATTTAAAATAGATCCCATCATACCAGATAACGAAATAAATAAGAAATAGAAAGACATTATTTTTAATAGCCTTGAAGCTACTATTTTTAATTCATCACTAAATCCAACTACTATAAAATCAATAATATAACTAGAAAAAATTATCATTAATATACTAACTAAAAAGCTGAATAAAAAAGTGATATTTAAAACAGAAAATATATATTCTCTGCTTCTTTCTTCTCCTTCTTCTTTTTTCTTTTTATGATAAAGAGGAATAAAAGTATTTCCTAATGCTCCTTCTCCTAAAAGCTGCCTAAAAAAATTACTTATTTTAAATGCACTGTAATAAGCATCTGTTAATACAGAAGCACCAAAAAAATAGGCTATCAGAGTTCCTCTAAAAAGTCCTAATACCCTACTTATCATTGTAATTATCATTGTATTTATAGATTTCTTTAACATTTTGTTATCTCTCCATTATCAATATTTATCTTAGCATCTTTATATAATTCTAAAATAGCCAAGAAAATATATATTAAATGTAATTTATTCTCAGCTTCTAAAAATAAGTCATCTATAAGCCATTTTTTAGAATAAACTTTCATCAATATATTATCCATTACTTCTTTTATATCATATTGCTTCATCAGATTTAATTCCATCACTTCTGACATATCAATTGAAGCAAAATATTTTTTATAAACTTCAAAAATATCATCTGTTGTAAGTGAAGTTAAATCATAATCTTTTGCAATCTTTTTTATTGTCCTTTTGCTTTCTCCTCTTGAATAAGAAATATTAAATTCTTTTTCTAACTCTGCTACCTTTGGAACAACTTCTTTAAACAATTTATGTTCTTCCAATCTTCTTCTAAGATTAGTTTCCTTTTCTTTATCTTTATCTAAATTAAGAAGATTTAAAGTTTTAATTTCAATTAATTCTGAGGCAATTATAATAAAGTCAGATTTTATTTCTATATTTTCTCTTTTAGACACTTTTAAAACCTCTAAATATTCATCTATTAATTGAGAAATATTTATATCAGAAATTTTCATCTTATTTTTTTCTATTAAATTTAAAAGTAAATCAAAAGGTCCCTCAAAATTATTGAGTTTTACTATAACTTCTTCCATATTTCATCTCTCTTTTAAATAATTTCCATCTGTCAACATCAGCTTGAATAGTTGCTTTTAATTCATCTATTGAAGAGAACTTTTTTTCTTTTCTCATAAATTTAACTATTTGTATATATACTTTTTCTCCATAGACTTCTCTATTAAAATCTAATATGTGCACTTCTAAGCTCATCTCATGTTTTAAAGTTGGGTTACACCCAACATTTACAACCCCATACAAAACTTTTGAATTTTTATCTCCCACTTGTAGAAAAGCTCCATATATTCCATAAGGAGGATATAATCTATTATCCATTTTTATATTTGTAGTTGGAAATCCTAGTTCTCTTGCTATTTTCTTTCCATGTATAACCTCACCTATAATTATCATTGGATGATCTAAAAGTTTTACTGCTCCATCAAAATCTGAATTTGCTATTTTTTTTCTTATAGCTGATGAACTAACTAGCTCTCCATCCAATGTAACAGGTGGTAATTCAGTAACTTTTATATTGTGAATTTCTGCAAGATACTCTAAATCTTCTGCTTTACCTACTCCACCTTTGCCAAAAGAAAAATTAAAACCTATAAAAATTTCCTTTACTTTCAGTTTATTTTTTAAAATTCTAACAAATTCTAAGGGAGTATATTCTAAAAAGTTTTTATCTACCTTTTGCATAACTACAACATCTACTCCCAAAGATTCGAGAAGATATAACTTTTCTTCATTTGTATTTATATAATCAAATTTCTTTTCTGGAAATAATATTTCCATAGGATGATTTGCAAAAGTAAACACAACTGCTCGTTTTCCATTTTCTCTTGCCGCTCTTACAGTTTCATTTATAAGTTTTTTATGTCCATAATGTACTCCATCAAAATTTCCTATGGCTACATAAGTATCATTAAAATCAATATCTGTTGTCAATATATCATTTACCACTATCATTATTTTAATTGCTCCTAACTATTTTTTTTCTTCTAAAAGAGAATTATATACTTCTTCTATTCTTCTAAAACGATTTCTTATTCCAGACTTAGATATATTTATCTTATCTGCCAAACTTTGTAAAGAGTCTTCTGGATTATTTAATCTTAAAAAAGCTGCTTCTTCTAAAACTGGACTTAAACTATTAAGACCTATTTTCTCACCTATATACTTTATCATTTTTATTTGATAATTTCCAGTGTTTAAAGTTTTTGTTTCGTTTGCCACTTCCCAATTCATTTCTCTGATTGTTTTATTTTTTAAGTTTTTTATAATAGTTGTTTCTTCATATTCAAAAAAAATGTTGAAGTGCATCCATTAAAACTAATATATCCATTATATCTTCTGAATTTCTTAAATATACTAAAATTTTATTTTTTTTATTTGTTTTAAAAATTTTTTTCTTTTTAGAGAACAAAATATTATAGATTTTATCTGCCAATTCTTCATTATCAACAAAAAAATCTAAGGAATATTCTTTTTTAGGGTCTTTTATATAACCACAACTTAAAAAGAAACCTCTTATATATCCTCTAAATATTTCATCATTTTGAATTATATCAAGATATGAAAACTTAAAACTATTTAAAAATTCTTTTAAGCCTTTTTGTTGATATAAGGTTATAGTATACACCCTATGTTCTGTAAATTTTTTTGTTACTGAATATTTTATACCAAACTTTAAAGAACTTGTAGCTTTAATTAAAGAATATACTCTTTTAGCTAAAACAGAATTTTCCATTTTAATTTCTATACCATCTTTTGCTAATATTGATTTATTCTCAAAAATAGACGATATTTCTGCTAAACACTCTAAATTTGTAGCAGGAATTTTTTTTGTGATTTCTTGCTTTACATTTGAACTATAAGACACAAAATTACCTACCTCTCATTTTTTTAAAAATAATATAAAAATAAATAATTTTATTTTATAATGTAGATAAAAAATAAGTGAAATTACATTCTAAATTTTAGATAAAAATCAAAATTTTTCTTGAAAGAATACTTATATACGCTTTAAATAAAACTACTGCGACGTCCTATAATGTTGAAAGAGCATTTTGGAGCTCGAGAAACATTATAGGCTGTCAAGTAGTTGTATATATTATTAAAAATTTTATATACCTCTATTTCAAGAAAATTTTTTTTAGTTATTTTTATATTATTTTGCTTCTGCCCAATTTTTACCAATATTTATATTTATATTCAATTTTACATCTTCTAGTTGAACTGTATTCTTCATTATATCAGCTAAAATTCTTGAATATTTTTCAACAGAAGATTCCTCTACTTCAAATATTAATTCATCATGGACTTGTAAAAGTAAAGCTATATCCTCTTTATCTTTTAAAACATCATAAACCT
This Fusobacterium animalis 7_1 DNA region includes the following protein-coding sequences:
- a CDS encoding type II toxin-antitoxin system HicB family antitoxin: MATINYIAVVKQLESGKFLVSFPDFEGITTTAETEESIQDVAAGVIKTKLAELKKANIEAPEPKKIVDVSKDLKDGEFTTYVPVKESFDFKSTMTNLKDKESVKETAKEMTNKVNDFVNNVPEGKENLFAIGGGILSILNTLLLAVVTIKLPFFGNYSIGFFKGLSGIADYIKEAKNSQFILIFSGILFLAMAGFLIYSAFIKNKNFLKYSIFGNIALLIIFYIVLYVKLPSGELNKYISVSYFKILLYIISIGLAYLSYNALNKKEEIIEENVKPLGSVLEKEDNEEDKGE
- a CDS encoding NADH:flavin oxidoreductase, coding for MEKINIFTDFKIKNIHIKNRIVLPPMVRFSLIGDDGYVTEDLIKWYGMIAKSGVGLIIVEATAVEESGKLRENQIGIWNDSFIKGLTKVANEIHKYNVPCMIQIHHAGFKEKISEVPEEELDRILKLFEEAFVRAKKSGFDGVEIHGAHTYLISQLNSKLWNKRKDKYGERLYFSKKLIENTKYLFDDNFILGYRMGGNEPELEDGIENAKILESYGLDILHVSSGVPNPEYKRQVKIENFPKSFPLDWIIYMGTEIKKHVKIPVIGVSKIKKESQASWLIENNLLDFVAVGRAMIYQDKWMEKARKDFSLRKKG
- a CDS encoding AAA family ATPase, whose translation is MKEKKLLGTGISNFKDLIEYNYYYFDKTKYIEDICKNRGKTLLFTRPRRFGKTLNMSTLKYFFSLEKVEENKKLFKNLYISNSEYFSEQGQYPVIFISMKDIKESTWENCFKEIKLLIRGIYSDFEYVRSILNKSELKEFDKIWLDEENADYKNSLKNLCKYLYKYYTKKIVLLIDEYDTAIVNANIETYFDTEAKEFFRGFYSSALKDNEYLHIGILTGILRVAREGIFSGLNNLRVYDIFQDEFSSFFGLEEIEVEAALKYYEMEYKIKDVKKWYDGYRFGNSDVYNPWSILNYLENKKLESYWLGTSDNALIYDMLEKSDLDTFKDFEKLVEGKELEKVLDNSFNFNDFKKYSEGIWQLMVYGGYLRIKRKISQFEYIIDIPNYEIRTFFEKDFVKRFLKDTITFNKSILALLEGKIEKFEYELIQILKTSTSYFDFGQEEKLYHILFLGMLISLKNNYKVKSNLETGYGRTDILLIPFEKNKVGFVFEFKVAKAEDELEEKAKEALKQINEKEYDIYLKEEGIKNIYKIGMSFCGKKLKIEYEKKE
- a CDS encoding chromate transporter, yielding MIYLKLFYVFFKVGLFSFGGGYAILPLMQHEVVDVNKWISFKDFVDIVAISQITPGPISINLATHVGYRIGGVLGSTIATSSVILPSIIIMIIIVVFLKKFSKLPVVQRVFKALRVTVVGLILAAGIALFVKENFIDYKSYIIFASVLVGGLVFKIGSITLIILSGVAGVVFYYLI
- a CDS encoding chromate transporter — protein: MKKNKIVEIFILFFKIGAFTIGGGYAMLSLIEDEIVNKKKWLGQEEFVDGMAIAQSTPGVLAVNISLITGYRIAGFLGMIVGMLGAVLPSFFIVLFLSQVLLAYGNHPIVVAIFNGVKPAVTALILISVYRIGKSANINRYNFVIPLIVAVLIKRFGVSPIVIIIATMILGNIFYILKEKREDGKK
- the coaBC gene encoding bifunctional phosphopantothenoylcysteine decarboxylase/phosphopantothenate--cysteine ligase CoaBC; translation: MKNILLGVTGGIAAFKSASIVSLLKKKGYDVKVVMTKNATNIIGPLTLETLSRNRIYVDMWDTNPHYEVEHISLADWADMVLIAPATYNIIGKVANGIADDMLTTIISAVSIRKPVFFALAMNVNMYENPILKENIDKLKSYGYRFIEVEEGLLACNYVAKGRMTEPEDIVAEIERYDIYSKIENFNTALKDKKVLITSGRTKENIDPIRYLSNNSSGKMGYSLAQAAIDLGAEVTLISGPTNLEIPKGLKSFVSVESALEMYEKVDEYFGDADIFIACAAVADYRPKEYKKEKIKKSDSDLILELVRNPDILFEMGKKKDNQLLIGFAAETNDIKENALKKLEKKNLDFIVANNASTMGNNTNTVEIIRKNKTSVKINQKNKIELAYDILKEIILDLKKVENEKK
- the murJ gene encoding murein biosynthesis integral membrane protein MurJ produces the protein MLKKSINTMIITMISRVLGLFRGTLIAYFFGASVLTDAYYSAFKISNFFRQLLGEGALGNTFIPLYHKKKKEEGEERSREYIFSVLNITFLFSFLVSILMIIFSSYIIDFIVVGFSDELKIVASRLLKIMSFYFLFISLSGMMGSILNNFGYFAIPASTSIFFNLSIISSAIWLTKYFDIDALAYGVLIGGILQFLVVFFPFLKLLKTYSLKIDFKDIYLKFLGIKLIPMLVGVFARQVNTIVDQFFASFLVAGSITALENASRIYLLPVGVFGVTISNVLFPSISRAAANGDKEDTNRRIVSALNFLNFLTIPSLFVLTFFSKDVIRLIFSYGKFNEEAVKITSECLFYYSLGLLFYVGVQLISKGYYAVGDNKRPAKFSIIAIIMNIVLNYLLIKNFQHKGLALATSISSGVNFFLLLFVYIKNYVKLDLKNIILTSIKICISSIIATCAAYYINNVILKLIVFSAVFLLQWAYPIYKYRERVFYKK
- a CDS encoding segregation and condensation protein A, whose amino-acid sequence is MEEVIVKLNNFEGPFDLLLNLIEKNKMKISDINISQLIDEYLEVLKVSKRENIEIKSDFIIIASELIEIKTLNLLNLDKDKEKETNLRRRLEEHKLFKEVVPKVAELEKEFNISYSRGESKRTIKKIAKDYDLTSLTTDDIFEVYKKYFASIDMSEVMELNLMKQYDIKEVMDNILMKVYSKKWLIDDLFLEAENKLHLIYIFLAILELYKDAKINIDNGEITKC
- a CDS encoding bifunctional riboflavin kinase/FAD synthetase; the protein is MIVVNDILTTDIDFNDTYVAIGNFDGVHYGHKKLINETVRAARENGKRAVVFTFANHPMEILFPEKKFDYINTNEEKLYLLESLGVDVVVMQKVDKNFLEYTPLEFVRILKNKLKVKEIFIGFNFSFGKGGVGKAEDLEYLAEIHNIKVTELPPVTLDGELVSSSAIRKKIANSDFDGAVKLLDHPMIIIGEVIHGKKIARELGFPTTNIKMDNRLYPPYGIYGAFLQVGDKNSKVLYGVVNVGCNPTLKHEMSLEVHILDFNREVYGEKVYIQIVKFMRKEKKFSSIDELKATIQADVDRWKLFKREMKYGRSYSKTQ